One bacterium genomic window carries:
- the proS gene encoding proline--tRNA ligase, with the protein MKFSEMLIPTLREVPSDAEVVSHQLMLRSGMIRKIAAGIYTYLPLGLRVIQNVERIIRQEMNAAGAQELLLPVVMPKELWIESKRWDVYGKELLRFKDRHEREFCFGPTHEEAITDLVRNEIRSYRQLPVSLYQIQTKFRDEIRPRFGLMRGREFLMKDCYSFDRDEKSAIETYWRMYEAYRRIFTRCGLTFVPVEAGTGEIGGTLSHEFHVLANSGEDEVFVTETGDLGYSVDKVPADKKDPKTGTPLKSYRGIEVGQVFHLGTKYSEAFQASYLDPEGQSRLIVMGCYGIGVGRTAAAAIEQNHDEKGIIWPRALSPFPVSVIPLGGPETEMSKAALEITAALEREGVEVLLDDRPETAGVKLNDADLLGIPWRVVVGKKGIEKGEVEVKERKSGVVTPIARASAVSHVLTKVRGA; encoded by the coding sequence GTGAAATTCTCCGAAATGCTGATCCCGACCCTGCGCGAGGTGCCCTCGGATGCCGAGGTCGTTTCCCACCAGCTCATGCTCCGTTCGGGGATGATCCGGAAGATCGCGGCGGGGATCTACACCTACCTGCCCCTGGGACTCCGCGTGATTCAGAACGTCGAGCGCATCATCCGCCAGGAGATGAACGCCGCCGGCGCTCAGGAGCTCCTCCTCCCGGTCGTCATGCCCAAGGAGCTGTGGATCGAATCCAAGCGCTGGGATGTCTACGGCAAGGAGCTGCTTAGGTTCAAGGACCGCCATGAGCGCGAGTTCTGCTTCGGCCCCACGCACGAGGAGGCGATCACCGACCTGGTCCGCAACGAGATCCGCTCCTACCGCCAGCTTCCCGTTTCGCTCTACCAGATCCAGACCAAGTTCCGGGACGAGATCCGCCCGCGCTTCGGCCTCATGCGCGGGCGCGAGTTCCTCATGAAGGACTGTTACAGCTTCGACCGGGACGAAAAGTCCGCGATCGAGACCTACTGGCGCATGTACGAGGCCTACCGGAGGATTTTCACGCGTTGCGGGCTGACCTTCGTGCCGGTCGAGGCCGGGACCGGAGAGATCGGAGGCACGCTCTCGCACGAGTTTCACGTTCTGGCGAATTCCGGAGAGGACGAAGTCTTCGTGACCGAGACGGGCGATCTGGGCTACAGCGTCGACAAGGTCCCCGCGGACAAGAAGGACCCAAAAACGGGGACCCCGCTCAAGAGTTACCGGGGCATCGAGGTCGGGCAGGTCTTTCACCTGGGCACGAAATATTCAGAAGCCTTTCAGGCGTCCTATCTCGACCCCGAGGGCCAGTCGAGGCTGATCGTCATGGGGTGTTACGGTATCGGCGTGGGTCGCACCGCCGCGGCGGCGATCGAACAAAATCACGACGAGAAGGGCATTATTTGGCCGCGAGCCCTCTCGCCGTTTCCGGTCTCGGTCATTCCCCTGGGCGGGCCGGAGACCGAGATGTCCAAGGCGGCCCTTGAAATCACCGCGGCCCTGGAGCGAGAAGGCGTCGAAGTCCTTCTGGACGACCGTCCCGAGACCGCGGGCGTCAAACTAAACGACGCCGACCTTTTGGGGATTCCCTGGCGCGTGGTCGTGGGCAAGAAGGGGATCGAGAAGGGTGAGGTCGAGGTCAAGGAACGGAAATCGGGTGTGGTCACGCCCATCGCGCGCGCTTCGGCCGTCTCCCACGTCCTGACAAAGGTTCGAGGCGCATGA